One genomic window of Cricetulus griseus strain 17A/GY chromosome 3, alternate assembly CriGri-PICRH-1.0, whole genome shotgun sequence includes the following:
- the Scgb2a2 gene encoding mammaglobin-A, with the protein MKLVMVFMLASIPICCYASSGCNAMDDAIAKTIDKDMSLEEYNHVLSAYIFVTYDKTPVEKFKQCFLDQPRETLENVNRMMLMETIIETTPGHNVCIN; encoded by the exons ATGAAGTTGGTCATGGTCTTCATGCTGGCCTCCATCCCCATTTGCTGCTACGCCA gttctggctgcaATGCAATGGACGATGCTATTGCGAAGACAATTGACAAGGATATGTCTCTGGAGGAATATAACCACGTGCTTAGTGCATACATATTTGTTACTTATGACAAAACTCCTGTGGAAAAGTTCAAGCAATGTTTTCTAGACCAGCCTAGGGAGACTCTGGAAAATGTTAATAGGATGATG TTGATGGAGACCATCATAGAAACCACACCTGGACACAATGTCTGCATCAACTGA